One Diadema setosum chromosome 8, eeDiaSeto1, whole genome shotgun sequence genomic window carries:
- the LOC140232103 gene encoding carbohydrate sulfotransferase 9-like: MPRRRKVHKGRERPVDGQPQSPEDSQQMHQIAAEVHSADEVLSERDQVVLDATEDKEENESNTSHKICSRMPANGTHSLHIGIDQRANYLLQETTPKVIVEDTQATRQETLQRECLQKNISSFPQLAYDCELFRVLPNQRSLLLLVPKCGGTNWGRLLLTVNGFKPADEKVGAQQAVTLLKKHFKYLKSIKNDERKHYASNFTKIIFVRNPFTRLLAAFRDRLEAYPNRNLVQRRVHNKKIYMQYGNHSKAKMPKASVKSEMYNVTFKEFIDYFLASHNDIHWQDVYKICNPCLGYDFIGKLETYDKDVMESLKLMGVDSKFYPYKALDVSNSSDDAIMKKYYATLSDKQFEKVKKRLSTDMAYFGYKMPESIRRD; the protein is encoded by the exons ATGCCCCGTAGacggaaagtgcacaagggcagagaaCGTCCAGTGGATGGACAGCCACAAAGCCCGGAAGATTCACAGCAAATGCACCAAATTGCTGCTGAAGTCCATTCGGCGGATGAAGTCCTGTCCGAAAGGGACCAGGTAGTCCTCGACGCCACAGAggacaaagaagagaatgagTCCAACACGTCACACAAAATATGCTCTAGAATGCCCGCAAATGGCACGCACTCCCTTCACATAGGCATAGATCAGCGGGCAAATTACCTACTTCAA GAAACCACACCCAAGGTGATAGTCGAAGACACGCAGGCAACTCGTCAGGAGACCTTGCAGCGTGAGTGTTTGCAGAAAAACATCAGCTCTTTCCCGCAACTGGCATACGACTGCGAGCTCTTTAGGGTCCTCCCGAATCAGCGATCGCTGCTTCTCCTCGTCCCCAAGTGTGGCGGTACTAACTGGGGCAGACTTCTCCTCACCGTTAACGGCTTCAAACCGGCAGACGAAAAAGTGGGCGCGCAGCAAGCTGTCACATTATTGAAGAAACACTTCAAGTATCTGAAAAGtataaaaaatgatgaaaggaaacaCTATGCTTCCAACTTTACGAAGATTATCTTCGTGCGTAATCCATTCACCCGTCTTTTGGCTGCATTTAGAGACCGACTGGAGGCATATCCAAATAGGAATCTCGTTCAGCGTCGTGTTCACAATAAGAAGATATACATGCAATATGGAAATCATTCTAAGGCGAAAATGCCCAAAGCGTCAGTAAAGAGTGAGATGTACAATGTGACCTTTAAAGAGTTCATCGACTATTTTTTGGCGAGCCATAACGACATTCACTGGCAGGATGTGTACAAGATTTGCAACCCTTGCCTCGGCTACGATTTCATTGGAAAACTGGAAACATATGATAAAGATGTCATGGAATCACTGAAGCTCATGGGTGTGGATTCTAAATTCTATCCGTACAAGGCACTTGACGTTTCGAATAGCAGCGATGACGCCATAATGAAAAAATACTATGCCACGCTTTCCGATAAGCAGTttgaaaaagtcaagaaaagGCTTTCTACCGATATGGCGTATTTCGGATACAAAATGCCTGAGAGCATACGGCGGGATTaa